A window of Synchiropus splendidus isolate RoL2022-P1 chromosome 9, RoL_Sspl_1.0, whole genome shotgun sequence contains these coding sequences:
- the hps1 gene encoding Hermansky-Pudlak syndrome 1 protein isoform X2 codes for MKCLIITSESAEVLFHWTDLDFLKSIQKQYGAAQEEGHGPPAFEDSISTLFAPIVISCSTMIDRLGDSYTCFTTENNHVYVLQQFDECLYIAVNGDGEEGEVDLRRKIYVMKKMIEVLFGMVTLSSSLLKKELRPQDTELRAIRWKRLQTLLDTYCYLREHDQSFLVEAVERLIHPTLCEQCIEFLERRLVQQLNSSVERSKEEVLHAFILVHTKLLAFYSSRNATTLATSDLLALIILAQNMYPTNSDLDDSTPEDVESTSGSGPESFYTPEPSPTDSSTSEGPVREGTPVFEFVDPDIQLAEDSLHTLEVPAPDPSNPLRVFLEVSQKEGLYPMMPHSLYCLPLWPGITLVLLTKIPTNAVAVSVYTFLEAFAKLEMRLSEGHEGSSATRAQPTIHDIRPKLDKFIKALGSSGVQLHNIWTEFKNRAFARGGPGFNKDLIPWCKNMKTQLCGVYRQCFLNGSGRADSSHRLSLSLLERAQTTMQEKLMDWKDFLLVKSKRNVTMVSFLEDFPGLIHFICVDRSTGQMIAPSLTVTERTTSELGKGPIAQFIKNKVWGLVNTTRLYLQKGYSTVTLRDGDFYFCYFLWFENETGYKLESVDLPVLPEDSAPIGMLAWDYYRKLLRYYSKNHQGELVKCYELLTVHLGVIPTEIILQHCRQLASKLWEPSRNPLL; via the exons atgaaaTGTTTAATCATAACCAGCGAGAGTGCAGAGGTTCTGTTTCACTGGACGGACCTGGACTTCCTGAAGAGTATCCAGAAGCAATATGGGGCCGCACAAGAAGAGGGTCATGGG CCTCCGGCCTTTGAGGACAGCATCAGCACGCTGTTCGCTCCCATCGTCATCTCCTGCAGCACCATGATCGACAGGCTGGGCGACAGCTACACCTGTTTCACAACTGAAAACAACCACGTCTATGTCCTCCAGCAG TTCGATGAGTGTCTTTACATTGCTGTGAATGGAGACGGCGAGGAGGGAGAGGTGGACCTGAGGAGGAAGATCTATGTAATGAAGAAGATGATCGAAGTGCTGTTTGGCATGGTGACCCTGAGCAGTAGCCTGCTGAAAAAGGA GCTGCGTCCCCAGGACACTGAGCTGAGAGCCATACGGTGGAAACGTCTCCAGACTCTCCTGGACACCTACTGCTACCTCAGGGAGCACGACCAGAGCTTTTTAGTGGAG GCAGTAGAGAGGCTTATTCACCCCACGCTGTGCGAGCAGTGCATCGAGTTCCTGGAGCGCCGACTTGTTCAGCAGCTCAACAGCAGCGTGGAGCGATCGAAGGAGGAGGTGCTGCACGCCTTTATTCTGGTCCACACCAAACTGCTGGCCTTCTACTCCAG TCGAAATGCGACCACACTGGCCACGTCCGACCTGCTGGCCCTCATCATTCTGGCTCAGAACATGTATCCCACCAACTCGGACCTGGATGATTCCACCCCTGAG GACGTTGAAAGTACATCTGGGTCTGGTCCTGAAAGCTTCTACACACCGGAACCATCACCTACAGACTCAAGCACTTCAG AAGGGCCAGTGAGGGAGGGGACCCCCGTGTTTGAGTTTGTGGACCCTGATATTCAG TTGGCAGAAGACAGTTTACATACCCTGGAGGTTCCAGCGCCTGACCCATCAAATCCCCTGCGGGTCTTTTTGGAGGTCTCGCAGAAGGAGGGGCTCTATCCCATGATGCCTCACTCCCTGTACTGCTtaccgctctggcctgggatcACTCTTGTTCTTCTCACTAAA ATTCCCACCAACGCCGTGGCCGTGTCAGTCTACACGTTTTTAGAGGCTTTTGCAAAGCTGGAGATGCGTTTAAGTGAAGGACACGAGGGATCTTCTGCAACAAGAGCTCAGCCGACAATCCACGACATCCGGCCAAAGCTGGACAAGTTCATCAAAGCTCTTGGCAGCAGCGGGGTTCAG TTGCACAACATTTGGACGGAGTTCAAGAACCGAGCGTTTGCCAGAGGCGGGCCGGGATTCAACAAGGA TCTCATTCCGTGGTGCAAGAACATGAAGACCCAGCTGTGCGGCGTGTACAGACAGTGCTTCCTAAATGGCTCCGGACGAGCCGACTCTTCTCACAGACTCTCACTCAGTCTGCTGGAACGAGCGCAGACCACAATGCA GGAGAAGCTGATGGACTGGAAGGACTTCCTGCTGGTGAAGAGCAAACGGAACGTCACCATGGTGT CATTTCTGGAGGACTTCCCAGGTCTGATCCACTTCATCTGCGTGGACAGATCCACTGGTCAGATGATCGCGCCGTCTCTGACAGTCACCGAACGGACCACGTCAGAGCTGGGGAAGGGTCCAATAGCTCAGTTCATCAAAAACAAG GTCTGGGGTCTGGTCAACACCACCCGTCTCTATCTCCAAAAAGGCTACTCCACAGTCACCCTGAGAGACGGAGACTTCTACTTCTGCTACTTCCTTTGGTTCGAAAACGAGACG GGTTATAAGTTGGAGTCTGTAGACTTGCCGGTCCTCCCTGAAGACTCGGCTCCTATTGGGATGCTGGCCTGGGACTACTACCG GAAGCTGCTCCGGTACTACAGCAAGAACCATCAGGGTGAGTTGGTCAAGTGCTACGAGCTGCTAACAGTTCATCTCGGGGTCATTCCTACTGAAATCATCCTGCAGCACTGCAGACAGCTGGCCAGCAAGCTGTGGGAGCCCTCGCGAAATCCACTGCTCTAG
- the hps1 gene encoding Hermansky-Pudlak syndrome 1 protein isoform X1, which translates to MKCLIITSESAEVLFHWTDLDFLKSIQKQYGAAQEEGHGPPAFEDSISTLFAPIVISCSTMIDRLGDSYTCFTTENNHVYVLQQFDECLYIAVNGDGEEGEVDLRRKIYVMKKMIEVLFGMVTLSSSLLKKELRPQDTELRAIRWKRLQTLLDTYCYLREHDQSFLVEAVERLIHPTLCEQCIEFLERRLVQQLNSSVERSKEEVLHAFILVHTKLLAFYSSRNATTLATSDLLALIILAQNMYPTNSDLDDSTPEDVESTSGSGPESFYTPEPSPTDSSTSEGPVREGTPVFEFVDPDIQLAEDSLHTLEVPAPDPSNPLRVFLEVSQKEGLYPMMPHSLYCLPLWPGITLVLLTKIPTNAVAVSVYTFLEAFAKLEMRLSEGHEGSSATRAQPTIHDIRPKLDKFIKALGSSGVQHVQLHNIWTEFKNRAFARGGPGFNKDLIPWCKNMKTQLCGVYRQCFLNGSGRADSSHRLSLSLLERAQTTMQEKLMDWKDFLLVKSKRNVTMVSFLEDFPGLIHFICVDRSTGQMIAPSLTVTERTTSELGKGPIAQFIKNKVWGLVNTTRLYLQKGYSTVTLRDGDFYFCYFLWFENETGYKLESVDLPVLPEDSAPIGMLAWDYYRKLLRYYSKNHQGELVKCYELLTVHLGVIPTEIILQHCRQLASKLWEPSRNPLL; encoded by the exons atgaaaTGTTTAATCATAACCAGCGAGAGTGCAGAGGTTCTGTTTCACTGGACGGACCTGGACTTCCTGAAGAGTATCCAGAAGCAATATGGGGCCGCACAAGAAGAGGGTCATGGG CCTCCGGCCTTTGAGGACAGCATCAGCACGCTGTTCGCTCCCATCGTCATCTCCTGCAGCACCATGATCGACAGGCTGGGCGACAGCTACACCTGTTTCACAACTGAAAACAACCACGTCTATGTCCTCCAGCAG TTCGATGAGTGTCTTTACATTGCTGTGAATGGAGACGGCGAGGAGGGAGAGGTGGACCTGAGGAGGAAGATCTATGTAATGAAGAAGATGATCGAAGTGCTGTTTGGCATGGTGACCCTGAGCAGTAGCCTGCTGAAAAAGGA GCTGCGTCCCCAGGACACTGAGCTGAGAGCCATACGGTGGAAACGTCTCCAGACTCTCCTGGACACCTACTGCTACCTCAGGGAGCACGACCAGAGCTTTTTAGTGGAG GCAGTAGAGAGGCTTATTCACCCCACGCTGTGCGAGCAGTGCATCGAGTTCCTGGAGCGCCGACTTGTTCAGCAGCTCAACAGCAGCGTGGAGCGATCGAAGGAGGAGGTGCTGCACGCCTTTATTCTGGTCCACACCAAACTGCTGGCCTTCTACTCCAG TCGAAATGCGACCACACTGGCCACGTCCGACCTGCTGGCCCTCATCATTCTGGCTCAGAACATGTATCCCACCAACTCGGACCTGGATGATTCCACCCCTGAG GACGTTGAAAGTACATCTGGGTCTGGTCCTGAAAGCTTCTACACACCGGAACCATCACCTACAGACTCAAGCACTTCAG AAGGGCCAGTGAGGGAGGGGACCCCCGTGTTTGAGTTTGTGGACCCTGATATTCAG TTGGCAGAAGACAGTTTACATACCCTGGAGGTTCCAGCGCCTGACCCATCAAATCCCCTGCGGGTCTTTTTGGAGGTCTCGCAGAAGGAGGGGCTCTATCCCATGATGCCTCACTCCCTGTACTGCTtaccgctctggcctgggatcACTCTTGTTCTTCTCACTAAA ATTCCCACCAACGCCGTGGCCGTGTCAGTCTACACGTTTTTAGAGGCTTTTGCAAAGCTGGAGATGCGTTTAAGTGAAGGACACGAGGGATCTTCTGCAACAAGAGCTCAGCCGACAATCCACGACATCCGGCCAAAGCTGGACAAGTTCATCAAAGCTCTTGGCAGCAGCGGGGTTCAG cATGTCCAGTTGCACAACATTTGGACGGAGTTCAAGAACCGAGCGTTTGCCAGAGGCGGGCCGGGATTCAACAAGGA TCTCATTCCGTGGTGCAAGAACATGAAGACCCAGCTGTGCGGCGTGTACAGACAGTGCTTCCTAAATGGCTCCGGACGAGCCGACTCTTCTCACAGACTCTCACTCAGTCTGCTGGAACGAGCGCAGACCACAATGCA GGAGAAGCTGATGGACTGGAAGGACTTCCTGCTGGTGAAGAGCAAACGGAACGTCACCATGGTGT CATTTCTGGAGGACTTCCCAGGTCTGATCCACTTCATCTGCGTGGACAGATCCACTGGTCAGATGATCGCGCCGTCTCTGACAGTCACCGAACGGACCACGTCAGAGCTGGGGAAGGGTCCAATAGCTCAGTTCATCAAAAACAAG GTCTGGGGTCTGGTCAACACCACCCGTCTCTATCTCCAAAAAGGCTACTCCACAGTCACCCTGAGAGACGGAGACTTCTACTTCTGCTACTTCCTTTGGTTCGAAAACGAGACG GGTTATAAGTTGGAGTCTGTAGACTTGCCGGTCCTCCCTGAAGACTCGGCTCCTATTGGGATGCTGGCCTGGGACTACTACCG GAAGCTGCTCCGGTACTACAGCAAGAACCATCAGGGTGAGTTGGTCAAGTGCTACGAGCTGCTAACAGTTCATCTCGGGGTCATTCCTACTGAAATCATCCTGCAGCACTGCAGACAGCTGGCCAGCAAGCTGTGGGAGCCCTCGCGAAATCCACTGCTCTAG